A window of Macrotis lagotis isolate mMagLag1 chromosome X, bilby.v1.9.chrom.fasta, whole genome shotgun sequence contains these coding sequences:
- the LOC141497104 gene encoding LOW QUALITY PROTEIN: uncharacterized protein LOC141497104 (The sequence of the model RefSeq protein was modified relative to this genomic sequence to represent the inferred CDS: substituted 1 base at 1 genomic stop codon) has translation MAPPVSVTFRDVAVDFTREEWRHLGPAQKELYREVMLDNYRTLVSLGFVVAKPDVISQLERGETPWIPEGRFPRSSCLDSDTRLQIKELTPEFGLTVEESSKKRLLRDAPWILMLRGGWDCYSRLKKQNKDDQHLSQIKITKRKSSNEVSVHDYKDDKSSCLLPPKRFFVGKSLLHKYNRQKKSFRKYSDIKQYRTYLKKIFSNDSTCQKSFNYNFDHIEKHKLHTEKKFSDCKECGKTFLLDTELILHQRIHRGEKIYECTECRKAFQKSSYLRKHQKIHSGEKPYKCNECGRAFHWKSQLTEHQRIHTGEKPFVCNECGKAFLRGYEIIRHQRIHIGEKSHECNECGKVFRRTSCFKKHQRLHTGEKLYKCNECGKAFNCNSHLNEHQRTHSREKPYICNECGKAFLRTSELTRHQKKHTGRKTYECNDCGKAFQQNSYLRRHQRIHTGEKPYECNECGKAFLRSTGLTRHQRTHTGGKPFECNECGKAFRQNSYLIVHQRIHTGEKPYECTKCGKAFVRSTNLSQHQRTHTGEKPYKCNECGKTFRCKSHLIDHQRIHTREKPYVCSECGRAFVCSSNLSHHQKIHTGEKPYECNECGKAFCKRADLTQHQRTHTGEKPYECNECGKTFSQNSYLRRHQRIHTGEKLYACHECGKTFLWSLELTQHQKVHTGEKLYECSXNGKNFIQKTILIPCHRIHT, from the exons ATGGCGCCCCCG GTATCCGTGACCTTCCGGGACGTGGCCGTGGACTTCACGCGGGAGGAGTGGCGGCACCTGGGCCCCGCCCAGAAGGAGCTGTACCGAGAGGTGATGCTGGACAACTACCGGACCCTGGTCAGCCTGG GCTTTGTGGTTGCCAAACCAGATGTGATCTCTCAGTTGGAGCGAGGGGAGACACCTTGGATCCCGGAGGGCCGATTTCCAAGAAGCAGCTGTCTAG attCAGACACTAGGCTTCAAATCAAAGAGTTAACTCCAGAGTTTGGCCTTACAGTGGAAGAATCATCCAAGAAAAGACTCTTGAGGGATGCTCCTTGGATCTTGATGTTGAGGGGAGGCTGGGATTGTTATTCAAGGTTAAAGAAGCAGAACAAGGACGATCAACATTTAAGCCAAATAAAAATCACTAAAAGGAAATCCTCCAATGAAGTGAGTGTCCATGACTATAAAGATGACAAAAGTTCTTGTCTACTGCCACCGAAGCGATTTTTTGTAGGAAAGAGTCTTCTTCATAAATATAATAGACAGAAAAAGAGCTTCAGAAAATATTCAGATATAAAACAGTATAGAACTTatctaaagaaaatattttctaatgacAGTACATGTCAGAAATCTTTTAACTATAATTTTGACCATATTGAAAAACATAAACTACATACTGAAAAGAAATTTTCTGATtgtaaagaatgtgggaaaactttcCTCCTAGACACTGAACTTATTCTACACCAGAGAATTCACAGaggagaaaaaatttatgaatgcACTGAATGCAGAAAGGCCTTCCAAAAGAGTTCTTATCTCAGgaaacatcagaaaattcatagtGGAGAGAAACCTTACAAATGCAATGAATGTGGAAGGGCCTTTCACTGGAAGTCACAGCTTACtgaacatcaaagaattcatactggtgagaaaccttttgtatgtaatgaatgtgggaaggcctttcTAAGGGGCTATGAAATTATTCGACATCAAAGAATACATATTGGAGAAAAGTCTCACgaatgcaatgaatgtgggaaggtCTTTCGCAGGacttcatgttttaaaaaacatcagagacttcatactggagagaaattatataaatgcaatgaatgtgggaaggccttcaacTGTAATTCACACCTTAATGAGCATCAGAGGACTCATTCTAGAGAGAAACCTTAcatatgtaatgaatgtggaaaggctttcctCCGGACCAGTGAACTTACTCGACACCAAAAAAAACATACTGGAAGAAAAACTTATGAGTGCAATGATTGTGGAAAGGCCTTCCAGCAGAATTCATACCTTCGaagacatcagagaattcatacaggagagaagccttatgaatgtaatgaatgtgggaaggcctttcTCCGGTCCACTGGACTTACTCGGCACCAGAGAACACATACTGGAGGAAAACCTTTtgaatgcaatgaatgtgggaaagccttccgTCAAAATTCATACCTTATAgttcatcagagaattcatactggggagaaaccttatgaatgtactAAATGTGGGAAGGCCTTTGTCCGGAGCACTAATCTTAGTCAGCACCAGAGAAcacatactggagaaaaaccttataagTGCAATGAATGTGGTAAGACCTTTCGCTGTAAATCACACCTTATTGaccatcagagaatccatactaGAGAGAAACCTTATGTATGCAGTGAATGTGGCAGAGCCTTTGTCTGCAGTTCTAATCTTAGTCATCAccagaaaattcatactggagaaaaaccctatgaatgtaatgaatgtgggaaggccttctgTAAGAGAGCAGATCTTACTCAGCACCAGAGAAcacatactggagagaaaccttatgaatgcaatgaatgtgggaagaCCTTCAGCCAGAATTCATACCTTAGaagacatcagagaattcatactggagagaaactttATGCATGTCatgaatgtggaaagactttcctTTGGTCTCTTGAACTTACTCAGCATCAAAAAGTacatactggagagaaactttatgaatgcAGCTAAAATGGGAAGAACTTTATTCAAAAGACAATACTTATTCCATGTCATAGAATTCATACTTGA